Proteins co-encoded in one Candidatus Hydrogenedens sp. genomic window:
- a CDS encoding Do family serine endopeptidase, with protein sequence MFTKSRKMVFLTSIMICTAFIFGYYYGETYSDQESFLKLPKASAQSNTASGIEAAKSLGEAFAQIAEKTSDGVVSISIEKEVSAMSPFQSPFDSPFDFFFRFFDDEDMWQQPKRRQPQKPDTEKKRNVPIGAGSGFIISEDGYIVTNNHVVEKADKVNVKLSNGKEFTAKKIGSDPETDVALIKIDTNGLKPLPLGNSDNIKVGEWVVAIGNPFGLEHTVTAGIISAKGRGDLNIVDYADFIQTDAAINPGNSGGPLINLEGEVIGMNTAIFSTNRMSPGYMGVGFAIPINMVKYVVNQLRDTGGVERGFLGVGIQNLDPKLGEWLGIKETQGALVTEVQKDSPAEKAGILKDDVIIEFNGFPVTDAPSLRNRVASTKPGSRAKLVLIRNGERKEIQVDVGKKPNEGSVTVTTEEGKKVELGISVQNLTADLAKQFGYEEGEGVLVTEVEPGSPAQLRGVKEGTLIKEVNRIPVKNVNEFENALKENKGKDSVLLKLKNEKGSEYYVVIPTN encoded by the coding sequence ATGTTTACTAAATCGCGTAAAATGGTCTTTTTAACCTCAATAATGATATGTACCGCATTTATATTTGGCTATTATTATGGAGAAACTTACTCTGACCAAGAAAGTTTTCTTAAACTTCCTAAAGCATCTGCTCAGAGTAATACTGCTTCAGGAATAGAAGCGGCAAAGAGTTTAGGTGAAGCATTTGCTCAGATCGCAGAAAAAACTTCCGATGGTGTAGTTTCTATTTCTATTGAGAAGGAAGTCTCTGCTATGAGTCCATTTCAATCACCTTTCGACTCCCCATTCGATTTCTTTTTCCGTTTCTTCGATGATGAAGATATGTGGCAACAACCGAAGAGAAGACAACCTCAAAAACCTGATACGGAAAAGAAACGAAATGTTCCTATTGGTGCAGGCTCGGGTTTTATCATTTCCGAAGATGGATACATTGTCACCAATAATCATGTTGTCGAAAAAGCAGATAAAGTAAATGTTAAATTAAGTAATGGTAAAGAGTTTACTGCTAAAAAGATAGGTTCTGACCCAGAAACCGATGTCGCCTTAATTAAAATTGACACTAACGGGTTAAAGCCATTACCTTTAGGAAATTCTGATAATATTAAAGTAGGCGAATGGGTCGTAGCCATAGGCAATCCCTTTGGATTAGAACATACTGTAACAGCAGGTATTATCAGTGCCAAAGGAAGAGGAGATTTGAATATTGTGGACTATGCTGATTTTATTCAAACGGACGCAGCAATTAATCCCGGTAACTCGGGTGGACCTTTAATTAATTTGGAGGGCGAAGTCATTGGCATGAATACAGCCATATTCTCTACAAACCGTATGTCACCGGGTTACATGGGTGTTGGTTTTGCTATCCCTATAAATATGGTGAAGTATGTAGTTAACCAATTGCGGGATACAGGTGGCGTAGAACGCGGATTTTTGGGTGTCGGAATACAAAATCTCGACCCGAAATTAGGCGAATGGCTTGGTATCAAAGAGACACAAGGCGCTCTTGTAACCGAAGTGCAAAAAGATTCTCCCGCAGAAAAAGCAGGTATTCTTAAAGATGATGTTATTATCGAATTTAACGGTTTCCCCGTAACAGATGCCCCATCATTACGGAATCGTGTCGCATCAACAAAACCAGGTTCCCGTGCTAAATTAGTTCTTATTCGAAACGGAGAAAGAAAGGAAATTCAAGTTGATGTAGGGAAAAAACCGAATGAAGGCAGTGTAACCGTAACAACGGAAGAAGGAAAAAAAGTTGAATTAGGAATTTCTGTTCAGAACCTGACCGCTGACCTTGCAAAACAATTTGGTTACGAAGAAGGAGAAGGTGTATTAGTAACTGAAGTAGAACCGGGTTCCCCGGCACAATTACGCGGTGTTAAAGAAGGCACACTCATTAAAGAGGTTAATCGCATCCCTGTGAAAAATGTAAATGAATTTGAGAATGCATTAAAGGAAAATAAGGGCAAAGATAGTGTCCTGCTAAAATTGAAAAACGAAAAAGGCTCTGAATATTATGTAGTTATACCTACGAACTAA